Proteins encoded by one window of Pseudonocardia sp. HH130629-09:
- a CDS encoding glycosyltransferase, protein MLDTARPLRGGEPAPADDTAGGARPGRLVVQRGPFTGPTHLVPEDLYAEVLRGAARRERSLIELVPATHVTTNTYWGRLHATYWQRWTAVPEVRVSLRAAGRGRVWLMASDTNKVARAVATTGVDGGGVVELTGAIDRFVDGGGLWLEFATDTGTLTVSDVEWTVAVPRPPRPTSITICTHNRVEDCLNTLQALLDDPAALARVATVRVVDQGSDPLESRDRFAPLAAAFGDRLAYQRQPNLGGAGGFTRGLYEATAGDPADDHDVLLMDDDVLLDPEIVVRLTGFAACTTAPTIVGGQMLNLLHPGHVHITAEYAVPEKLRVGMPVPGALEEGFLLGRDERLLPIVQEQRVDTEYNGWWSCLIPAPVVRAIGYPLPLFFQWDDVEFGYRARERGFATVSLPGAAVWHADFGWKDWDEWHRYFNQRNGLITAALRTGFDRRTVTTTIVELLAQYLVAMQYGLAATLLTAVDDFLRGPSVLDDGSAAAAAEIRRIRAAYPETTAVPLAQAGLDVRESVVHLAGHKPSKVVRTWVKRAVLQATGRVPFRSGMVPAGEAHWWHVSLFERAIVTDMAETGVRIRTRDRERLRELTTRGVQTVRRLWNEGPQAAREWKAAEPRLTSRETWARLYDAG, encoded by the coding sequence ATGCTGGACACCGCCCGGCCCCTCCGCGGGGGCGAGCCCGCCCCGGCCGACGACACCGCCGGTGGGGCCCGCCCCGGACGGCTGGTCGTGCAGCGTGGCCCCTTCACCGGGCCGACGCACCTGGTGCCCGAGGACCTCTACGCCGAGGTCCTGCGCGGCGCCGCCCGCCGCGAGCGGAGCCTGATCGAGCTGGTCCCGGCCACCCACGTCACCACCAACACCTACTGGGGACGGCTGCACGCCACCTACTGGCAGCGCTGGACCGCGGTACCCGAGGTGCGGGTGTCCCTGCGCGCCGCGGGTCGCGGCCGGGTGTGGCTGATGGCCTCGGACACGAACAAGGTCGCCCGCGCCGTCGCCACCACCGGCGTCGACGGCGGCGGCGTCGTCGAGCTGACCGGGGCGATCGACCGCTTCGTCGACGGCGGCGGGCTCTGGCTGGAGTTCGCGACCGACACCGGCACACTGACCGTGTCCGACGTCGAGTGGACGGTCGCGGTGCCCCGCCCGCCGCGACCCACCTCGATCACGATCTGCACCCACAACCGCGTCGAGGACTGCCTGAACACGCTGCAGGCGCTGCTCGACGACCCGGCCGCGCTGGCCCGCGTGGCGACCGTCCGGGTGGTCGACCAGGGCAGCGACCCGCTGGAGTCGCGCGACCGGTTCGCGCCGCTGGCCGCGGCGTTCGGCGACCGGCTCGCCTACCAGCGCCAGCCCAACCTGGGCGGCGCGGGCGGCTTCACCCGCGGGCTCTACGAGGCGACCGCCGGCGACCCGGCCGACGACCACGACGTCCTGCTCATGGACGACGACGTGCTGCTCGACCCGGAGATCGTCGTCCGGCTGACCGGGTTCGCCGCCTGCACCACCGCGCCGACGATCGTCGGCGGGCAGATGCTGAACCTGCTCCACCCGGGGCACGTCCACATCACCGCCGAGTACGCCGTGCCCGAGAAGCTGCGGGTGGGCATGCCCGTCCCCGGCGCCCTGGAGGAGGGCTTCCTCCTCGGCCGCGACGAGCGGCTGCTGCCGATCGTGCAGGAGCAGCGGGTCGACACCGAGTACAACGGCTGGTGGTCCTGCCTGATCCCCGCGCCGGTCGTGCGGGCCATCGGATACCCGCTGCCGCTGTTCTTCCAGTGGGACGACGTCGAGTTCGGCTACCGCGCCCGCGAGCGCGGCTTCGCCACGGTGTCGCTGCCCGGTGCCGCCGTGTGGCACGCCGACTTCGGCTGGAAGGACTGGGACGAGTGGCACCGCTACTTCAACCAGCGCAACGGCCTGATCACCGCCGCCCTGCGCACCGGCTTCGACCGGCGCACGGTGACCACGACGATCGTCGAGCTGCTGGCCCAGTACCTGGTCGCGATGCAGTACGGGCTGGCGGCGACGCTGCTGACCGCCGTCGACGACTTCCTGCGCGGCCCCTCGGTGCTCGACGACGGCTCCGCCGCCGCGGCGGCGGAGATCCGCCGGATTCGGGCCGCCTACCCCGAGACGACGGCGGTGCCGCTGGCCCAGGCCGGGCTCGACGTGCGCGAGTCCGTCGTGCACCTGGCCGGGCACAAGCCGTCGAAGGTCGTGCGGACCTGGGTGAAGCGCGCCGTGCTGCAGGCCACCGGGCGGGTGCCGTTCCGCTCCGGGATGGTCCCGGCCGGTGAGGCGCACTGGTGGCACGTGTCGCTGTTCGAGCGCGCGATCGTCACCGACATGGCCGAGACCGGTGTCCGGATCCGGACCCGCGACCGGGAGCGGCTGCGCGAACTCACCACGCGCGGGGTGCAGACGGTGCGCCGGCTCTGGAACGAGGGCCCGCAGGCCGCCAGGGAGTGGAAGGCCGCCGAGCCGCGGCTCACCTCGCGGGAGACCTGGGCCCGGCTCTACGACGCGGGCTGA
- a CDS encoding glycosyltransferase — MTTTDQRGQVSPTTPATTSGETLLQRVVLPRPADPTAVRALYLDERPGTTLTPVEPLAEERARPLSLTVSTIGGRRTRILDRTGATVLAATEVSFGAYFNAFAAGYWRAWSTLTSIELRLDLEGSGRVDVYRTKADGSQIVVAGEVVEGRRRVTLELDLRPFEDGGWYWFDLSTDDADLTLHGGGWHAPHDAPGRAAVVVGMPTFNRPADCVATLTALGSDPQVRDVITAVILPDQGTRKVRDEAGYEQAAAALGDRLRIIDQPNLGGSGGYARIMYEVLHGTGPHAGGIDCEQILYMDDDILLEPESVLRAVAFSRFAREPMLVGGQMLSLQARSQLSTMGEVVDRNQFLWRPAPETEAHHDLAARTLRQTRWLHRRVDVDYNAWWMCLIPRRAAEQLGLPLPLFIKWDDAEYGLRARAAGFRTATVPGVAIWHMSFIEKDDSSDWQAYFHYRNRLVAAALHGPDDPRAMLKETFKRTLRHLMLMEYSAVALQIKGFTDFLAGPEALFPKLPVVLDEIRALRAQYDDGRPLESATEVPPAELDALGAQLFPKPPVGRAKAAVGLARGVLRNLRTPDPALRERPQRNVPWRNAQWFVLAGLDSATVSTPDGRGVTFRRRDPAMFKEMVAESFRLHRAVAADWDGLRARYRAAAPVLTGKDGWKQIFE, encoded by the coding sequence ATGACCACGACGGACCAGCGAGGTCAGGTGTCCCCCACCACCCCGGCCACGACCAGCGGCGAGACGCTGCTGCAGCGGGTGGTCCTGCCCCGGCCCGCCGACCCCACCGCCGTCCGCGCGCTCTACCTCGACGAGCGCCCCGGCACCACGCTCACCCCGGTCGAGCCGCTCGCCGAGGAGCGGGCGCGGCCGCTCTCGCTGACCGTGTCGACCATCGGCGGCCGCCGCACCCGCATCCTCGACCGCACCGGCGCCACCGTCCTGGCGGCCACCGAGGTCTCCTTCGGCGCCTACTTCAACGCCTTCGCCGCGGGCTACTGGCGGGCCTGGTCGACGCTCACCAGCATCGAGCTGCGGCTGGACCTGGAGGGCTCGGGCCGCGTCGACGTGTACCGGACCAAGGCCGACGGGTCGCAGATCGTCGTCGCGGGCGAGGTCGTCGAGGGCCGTCGCCGGGTCACCCTCGAGCTGGACCTGCGCCCCTTCGAGGACGGCGGCTGGTACTGGTTCGACCTGTCCACCGACGACGCGGACCTCACCCTGCACGGCGGCGGCTGGCACGCCCCGCACGACGCGCCGGGGCGCGCGGCCGTCGTCGTCGGGATGCCGACGTTCAACCGGCCCGCCGACTGCGTCGCCACCCTCACCGCGCTCGGCTCCGACCCGCAGGTCCGGGACGTGATCACCGCGGTGATCCTGCCGGACCAGGGCACCCGCAAGGTCCGCGACGAGGCCGGCTACGAGCAGGCCGCGGCCGCGCTCGGGGACCGGCTGCGGATCATCGACCAGCCCAACCTGGGCGGCTCCGGCGGCTACGCCCGGATCATGTACGAGGTCCTGCACGGCACCGGCCCGCACGCGGGCGGGATCGACTGCGAGCAGATCCTCTACATGGACGACGACATCCTGCTGGAGCCCGAGTCGGTGCTGCGCGCGGTCGCGTTCAGCCGGTTCGCCCGCGAGCCGATGCTCGTCGGCGGGCAGATGCTGTCGCTGCAGGCGCGCTCGCAGCTGTCCACGATGGGCGAGGTCGTCGACCGCAACCAGTTCCTGTGGCGCCCTGCCCCGGAGACCGAGGCCCACCACGACCTCGCCGCCCGCACCCTGCGCCAGACCCGCTGGCTGCACCGCCGCGTCGACGTCGACTACAACGCCTGGTGGATGTGCCTGATCCCGCGCCGCGCCGCGGAGCAGCTGGGCCTGCCGCTGCCGCTGTTCATCAAGTGGGACGACGCCGAGTACGGCCTGCGCGCCCGCGCCGCCGGCTTCCGCACCGCGACCGTCCCGGGCGTCGCGATCTGGCACATGTCCTTCATCGAGAAGGACGACTCCTCGGACTGGCAGGCCTACTTCCACTACCGCAACCGGCTCGTCGCCGCGGCCCTGCACGGCCCCGACGACCCGCGCGCGATGCTGAAGGAGACCTTCAAGCGCACCCTGCGCCACCTGATGCTCATGGAGTACTCGGCGGTCGCGCTGCAGATCAAGGGCTTCACCGACTTCCTCGCGGGCCCCGAGGCGCTGTTCCCGAAGCTGCCCGTGGTGCTCGACGAGATCAGGGCCCTGCGGGCGCAGTACGACGACGGCCGCCCGCTCGAGTCCGCCACCGAGGTGCCGCCGGCCGAGCTCGACGCGCTCGGCGCGCAGCTGTTCCCGAAGCCCCCGGTGGGCCGGGCGAAGGCCGCGGTCGGTCTCGCCCGCGGGGTGCTGCGCAACCTGCGCACCCCGGACCCGGCGCTGCGCGAGCGCCCGCAGCGCAACGTGCCGTGGCGCAACGCCCAGTGGTTCGTGTTGGCCGGCCTGGACTCCGCGACGGTGTCCACACCGGACGGCCGCGGGGTCACCTTCCGCCGTCGTGACCCGGCGATGTTCAAGGAGATGGTCGCGGAGTCGTTCCGGCTGCACCGCGCCGTCGCCGCGGACTGGGACGGCCTGCGTGCCCGTTACCGGGCGGCGGCGCCCGTGCTGACCGGCAAGGACGGTTGGAAGCAGATCTTCGAGTGA
- a CDS encoding nucleotidyltransferase domain-containing protein has product MDEPALRAEAAAVLRSRGARFGFVHGSRAVGGRARESSDLDVAAWWAVAPPAAFDLDLPSGVDLLVLNSAPLELAGRVAMHGELLFDDDPPARVRWVATTRKIYADELPRITRAHREFLENVRSAHGG; this is encoded by the coding sequence ATGGACGAACCGGCCCTGCGCGCGGAGGCCGCAGCCGTGCTGCGCTCCCGCGGTGCGCGGTTCGGGTTCGTCCACGGCAGCCGGGCGGTGGGCGGCCGGGCGCGGGAGTCCTCGGACCTCGACGTCGCGGCCTGGTGGGCGGTCGCGCCCCCGGCCGCGTTCGACCTGGACCTGCCCTCCGGCGTCGACCTGCTGGTGCTGAACTCGGCGCCGCTGGAGCTGGCGGGCCGGGTCGCGATGCACGGCGAGCTCCTGTTCGACGACGACCCGCCCGCCCGGGTGCGCTGGGTCGCGACCACCCGCAAGATCTACGCCGACGAGCTGCCGCGGATCACCCGCGCCCACCGGGAGTTCCTGGAGAACGTGCGGAGCGCCCATGGTGGATGA
- a CDS encoding arabinosyltransferase domain-containing protein — protein MLTAATEADPRPGSGSTDRRSRPTDRLLAAALGLLSAVLALAIPFLPVVQNTATVTWPNATTGTAPLNAPLVAYRPESLTATIGCDANRSLDDRSPGRATVLSTTPTDAPDGDTVGLRVAVADGVVTLDNRGQRIATAPLPPPGGPCDLTFTSDFDATTATLGGTTLYEFAGDGRPQLTGIHSDLDAARDPMGGTSVRFDTDNRYDSDASTLKLVAGGVAIVALFGALFFLRRIDDADARRVVHGRRLARRLRGQDDLRDAVVVGVLVVWALIGSMTSDDGYILDISRGNDTAGYIGNYHRWFDVPEAPFGWFYQLYSLWSGVSESVLWLRVPALAMGVASWFLISRALLPRLGAQVRRSRSAGWAAAGVFLCFWLPYNNGLRPETVVVIAALVSFVMLERALATRRLMPVAGALVAGAFAVAATPTGLIALAPFLAAARPLLRLFTERIRTTGWAATFGPLLAAGLIVLTAVFGDQTLATVAEATRVRQDIGPNLPWYQELARYDLLFSDSRDGSLQRRFPVLLLWLCVTVSTVVLLRRGRIPGAALGFSRRLLASTALSFAVLALTPTKWTHHFGAFAALASGVAALAALATSTGVLRSRRNQALFLAAVLAVTALAFRGPNTWWYVSNWGVPWFDKPVSVSGIQATTVLLVLAFLSLVVAGVEHLRSTSGVPRPVRRTLGRRRGRIGTVQAVRLGSAPIAVICALMVLFQVASMAKGMEKQAGSYSLGADVLTDPTGSRCGLAGRIQVETDPAANVLPTAPEPAGVADPGPLAEGFTPEGLPPTGPGSLRDNTGDGDDRPGVTGTGPLGGPVMGSWSPAPENVGDYRSAWHTLPAAARNGSAPLVLGVAGTIGGGNTVTLQFARDGAVVDEIEPGGAVSSTSDYSGGASGGQAWRDLRVDLAGRPAADADRVRVIVSDRGIGTGAWVAVAQPRVPRLTPLTTIAARGTAYLDWATSFVHPCVTRFGVHRGIADVPVFRMLADPQQRTVADEWGRSRFGGPQGWLVRTAAQRYVPTYLPGAWDFDWGQIRLVEPYDPRAVPAPVQDGERTLWGWQQVGQAGAPSPDPTPLPN, from the coding sequence ATCGGCTGCGACGCGAACCGCAGCCTCGACGACCGGTCCCCCGGCCGCGCGACCGTGCTGTCCACGACGCCCACCGACGCCCCGGACGGCGACACGGTCGGTCTGCGCGTCGCCGTCGCCGACGGGGTGGTCACCCTCGACAACCGCGGCCAGCGCATCGCCACCGCGCCGCTCCCCCCGCCGGGCGGGCCCTGCGACCTCACGTTCACCTCGGACTTCGACGCGACGACGGCGACGCTGGGCGGCACCACGCTGTACGAGTTCGCCGGTGACGGCCGCCCGCAGCTCACCGGGATCCACTCCGACCTGGACGCGGCCCGTGACCCGATGGGCGGCACGAGCGTCCGGTTCGACACCGACAACCGCTACGACTCCGACGCCTCGACGCTCAAGCTCGTCGCGGGGGGCGTCGCGATCGTCGCGCTGTTCGGCGCGCTGTTCTTCCTGCGCCGGATCGACGACGCCGACGCCCGCCGCGTCGTGCACGGCCGCCGGCTGGCCCGGCGGCTGCGCGGGCAGGACGACCTGCGGGACGCCGTCGTCGTCGGCGTCCTGGTCGTGTGGGCCCTCATCGGGTCGATGACCAGCGACGACGGGTACATCCTCGACATCTCCCGGGGCAACGACACGGCCGGCTACATCGGCAACTACCACCGCTGGTTCGACGTCCCCGAGGCGCCGTTCGGCTGGTTCTACCAGCTGTACTCGCTGTGGAGCGGGGTCTCGGAGTCGGTGCTGTGGCTGCGCGTCCCGGCGCTGGCGATGGGCGTCGCGTCCTGGTTCCTGATCAGCCGGGCACTGCTGCCCCGCCTCGGCGCCCAGGTCCGGCGCAGCCGTTCCGCGGGATGGGCCGCGGCCGGGGTGTTCCTCTGCTTCTGGCTGCCGTACAACAACGGGCTGCGCCCGGAGACGGTCGTCGTGATCGCGGCGCTGGTGTCGTTCGTGATGCTGGAGCGCGCGCTGGCCACCCGGCGGCTGATGCCGGTCGCGGGGGCGCTCGTCGCGGGGGCGTTCGCCGTCGCGGCGACGCCGACCGGCCTCATCGCGCTGGCCCCGTTCCTGGCCGCGGCCCGCCCCCTGCTGCGGCTGTTCACCGAACGGATCCGCACCACCGGCTGGGCGGCGACCTTCGGGCCGCTGCTCGCGGCCGGGCTGATCGTGCTCACCGCCGTGTTCGGCGACCAGACCCTCGCCACCGTCGCCGAGGCCACCCGGGTCCGCCAGGACATCGGCCCGAACCTGCCCTGGTACCAGGAGCTCGCCCGCTACGACCTGCTGTTCAGCGACAGCCGCGACGGCTCGCTGCAGCGCCGCTTCCCGGTCCTGCTGCTGTGGCTGTGCGTGACCGTCTCGACGGTCGTGCTGCTGCGCCGGGGCCGCATCCCGGGCGCCGCACTCGGGTTCTCGCGGCGGCTGCTCGCGAGCACCGCGCTGTCGTTCGCCGTGCTGGCCCTCACCCCGACGAAGTGGACCCACCACTTCGGCGCGTTCGCCGCCCTCGCCTCGGGTGTCGCGGCGCTGGCCGCGCTCGCGACGAGCACCGGGGTCCTGCGCTCGCGGCGCAACCAGGCGCTGTTCCTGGCCGCGGTGCTCGCGGTGACGGCGCTGGCGTTCCGCGGTCCGAACACCTGGTGGTACGTCTCGAACTGGGGCGTGCCGTGGTTCGACAAGCCGGTGTCGGTGAGCGGGATCCAGGCGACGACGGTGCTGCTGGTCCTGGCGTTCCTCTCGCTCGTCGTCGCCGGGGTGGAGCACCTGCGCTCGACCTCCGGGGTGCCGCGCCCGGTGCGACGGACCCTCGGCCGCCGGCGCGGCCGCATCGGCACCGTCCAGGCCGTCCGCCTCGGGTCGGCGCCGATCGCGGTGATCTGCGCGCTCATGGTCCTGTTCCAGGTCGCGTCGATGGCCAAGGGCATGGAGAAGCAGGCCGGTTCGTACTCCCTGGGCGCCGACGTGCTGACCGACCCCACCGGGTCGCGGTGCGGGCTCGCCGGGCGCATCCAGGTGGAGACCGACCCGGCCGCGAACGTGCTGCCGACCGCGCCGGAACCGGCGGGCGTCGCGGACCCGGGCCCGCTGGCCGAGGGCTTCACGCCCGAGGGCCTGCCGCCGACCGGACCGGGATCACTGCGCGACAACACCGGCGACGGCGACGACCGCCCCGGCGTCACCGGCACCGGCCCGCTGGGCGGACCGGTCATGGGCAGCTGGTCGCCGGCCCCGGAGAACGTCGGCGACTACCGCTCGGCGTGGCACACGCTGCCCGCCGCGGCCCGCAACGGCTCCGCACCGCTGGTCCTCGGCGTCGCCGGGACGATCGGCGGCGGCAACACCGTGACCCTGCAGTTCGCCCGGGACGGCGCCGTCGTCGACGAGATCGAGCCCGGCGGGGCCGTCAGCAGCACCTCGGACTACTCCGGCGGCGCCTCCGGCGGCCAGGCGTGGCGGGACCTGCGCGTCGACCTCGCGGGCCGGCCGGCCGCCGACGCCGACCGGGTGCGGGTGATCGTGTCCGACCGCGGCATCGGCACCGGGGCGTGGGTCGCCGTCGCGCAGCCCCGGGTGCCCCGGCTGACCCCGCTGACGACGATCGCCGCCCGCGGCACCGCGTACCTGGACTGGGCGACGTCGTTCGTGCATCCCTGTGTGACGCGCTTCGGCGTGCACCGGGGCATCGCCGACGTGCCGGTGTTCCGGATGCTCGCCGACCCGCAGCAGCGCACCGTCGCCGACGAGTGGGGCCGCAGCCGGTTCGGCGGCCCGCAGGGCTGGCTGGTCCGGACCGCCGCCCAGCGCTACGTCCCGACCTACCTGCCCGGCGCATGGGACTTCGACTGGGGCCAGATCCGGCTCGTCGAGCCCTACGACCCGCGGGCGGTCCCCGCCCCGGTGCAGGACGGCGAGCGGACCCTGTGGGGCTGGCAGCAGGTCGGGCAGGCCGGGGCACCCTCGCCGGACCCGACGCCACTGCCGAACTGA
- a CDS encoding arabinosyltransferase domain-containing protein has protein sequence MSPARRGPLLLLLGVVTCLLGLAAALAPVDAEDPVVTWPRAGQAPTSTVLPLAPYRPLEFSATVPCAAAAALGEGDVLRTMPAAQENPVTAPGFVASVSGGTLTLRTGDRVLATAPAASGCVFEVTSADGGTVLARDGAVLAERLDIATPQVSELATDLTGPAAAGLAVTLHTDARYASSPSPLKVALLVAHLLALAATLAVAVRTWTGTRRVFDAPVRPGVADLVVLVVSCAWAVLGPLNIDDSWYALMARQGADTGTIGNAIYQLDVTEAPFTTSQYLLQWWGSLVGWGLGPLRVVPVVLGLLTWVLLRYTLAALAGRAGVRPGVVAALAVAHLAWFLPYGISLRPEPAGTVAAAGVVLLVVAARRTGAVGLLAPAVVVAVVGVTTAPTALVAAMPLLLALPLVWWHLVHARWATRLATAAVAFAAASAVVPLGLADQTLADVRESVAVHRWYYFQYQWYSEFVHYANLLGPDDQGTWGRRLPVLLTVAVLALGAVRLATRRGTGGPLGRALGFALAATALGLVAVAVSPTKWVNHFGAVAAPATLLLGIALARGPLPRHAPVRLVAVGTAVLGVVAAVVYAGPNLWRPFSDWGQPFGNHSVLDAPIHQQVLAPHLGPLYLRSQLLWLLVAAAALWWAQRRGRTPRPDRAVLRVATAGGVALMLVVFGVAPVQQAPGASVASMNLAMLTGDGCGLADALTVTVPGDATPPPPSTPPRLTGVMREGPPPDRPSIPGPVWHTEDAGTGTLDAGWFAVPAGTTRLLLPLTGDLRSDQSVRIDTGAGAVTVDLPGVKLGDWRDVAVALPGPADRVRLVVDDRTVGPDTWLAVGAPLPARELPARTVLGDAPVFADQASAVLWPCQDQIAVRHGIAQAPQWRLRTGDNLEGATESTAFFPANGGTLAGIDRTATFDEMPSRLDPPAGRAMFAPAHVERVRYEHPTDGYDLTVGTQRRWGWERLPTLATRDYTGRDFLG, from the coding sequence GTGAGCCCCGCCCGCCGGGGGCCGCTGCTGCTCCTGCTCGGCGTCGTCACCTGCCTGCTCGGCCTCGCCGCCGCGCTCGCCCCGGTCGACGCCGAGGACCCGGTCGTCACCTGGCCCCGGGCCGGCCAGGCGCCGACGAGCACGGTGCTGCCGCTCGCGCCGTACCGGCCGCTGGAGTTCTCCGCGACCGTCCCGTGCGCCGCGGCGGCCGCTCTCGGCGAGGGCGACGTGCTGCGGACGATGCCCGCCGCGCAGGAGAACCCGGTGACCGCGCCGGGCTTCGTCGCGAGCGTGTCAGGCGGGACGCTCACGCTGCGCACCGGCGACCGGGTGCTCGCCACCGCACCCGCCGCGTCGGGCTGTGTGTTCGAGGTGACCTCCGCCGACGGCGGCACCGTCCTCGCCCGCGACGGGGCGGTCCTCGCCGAGCGCCTCGACATCGCGACGCCGCAGGTCTCCGAGCTCGCCACCGACCTCACCGGGCCCGCCGCGGCCGGGCTCGCGGTCACCCTGCACACCGATGCGCGCTACGCGTCGTCGCCGTCGCCGCTGAAGGTGGCGCTGCTGGTCGCGCACCTGCTCGCCCTGGCCGCCACCCTCGCCGTCGCCGTGCGGACCTGGACCGGCACCCGCCGGGTGTTCGACGCGCCGGTCCGCCCGGGGGTCGCCGACCTCGTCGTGCTCGTCGTGAGCTGCGCCTGGGCGGTGCTCGGGCCGCTCAACATCGACGACTCCTGGTACGCACTGATGGCCCGCCAGGGTGCCGACACCGGGACGATCGGCAACGCGATCTACCAGCTCGACGTCACCGAGGCACCGTTCACGACCAGCCAGTACCTGCTGCAGTGGTGGGGGTCGCTGGTCGGCTGGGGCCTCGGGCCGCTGCGCGTGGTGCCGGTCGTGCTGGGCCTGCTGACCTGGGTGCTGCTGCGGTACACCCTCGCCGCGCTCGCGGGTCGGGCCGGGGTCCGGCCCGGGGTGGTCGCCGCGCTCGCCGTCGCGCACCTGGCCTGGTTCCTGCCCTACGGCATCTCCCTGCGCCCCGAGCCCGCCGGGACCGTGGCCGCCGCCGGGGTGGTGCTGCTCGTCGTCGCCGCCCGCCGCACCGGGGCGGTCGGACTGCTGGCGCCGGCCGTCGTCGTCGCGGTGGTGGGGGTGACGACCGCGCCGACCGCGCTGGTCGCCGCGATGCCGTTGCTGCTCGCGCTGCCGCTGGTGTGGTGGCACCTCGTGCACGCGCGGTGGGCGACCCGGCTCGCGACGGCCGCCGTCGCGTTCGCCGCCGCGAGCGCCGTCGTACCGCTCGGGCTGGCCGACCAGACCCTCGCCGACGTGCGCGAGTCCGTCGCCGTGCACCGCTGGTACTACTTCCAGTACCAGTGGTACTCCGAGTTCGTCCACTACGCGAACCTGCTCGGCCCCGACGACCAGGGCACCTGGGGGCGACGCCTGCCGGTCCTGCTGACCGTCGCCGTCCTCGCGCTTGGCGCGGTGCGGCTCGCGACGCGGCGCGGCACCGGCGGCCCGCTCGGCCGGGCACTCGGGTTCGCGCTCGCGGCGACCGCGCTCGGCCTCGTCGCCGTCGCGGTCAGCCCGACCAAGTGGGTGAACCACTTCGGTGCCGTCGCCGCACCCGCGACGCTGCTGCTCGGCATCGCGCTCGCCCGCGGCCCGCTGCCGCGCCACGCCCCGGTCCGGCTCGTCGCGGTGGGGACGGCCGTGCTCGGCGTCGTCGCCGCGGTGGTCTACGCCGGGCCGAACCTGTGGCGCCCGTTCTCCGACTGGGGCCAGCCCTTCGGCAACCACTCGGTCCTCGACGCGCCGATCCACCAGCAGGTCCTCGCCCCGCACCTCGGGCCGCTGTACCTGCGCAGTCAGCTGCTGTGGCTGCTCGTCGCCGCCGCCGCGCTGTGGTGGGCCCAGCGACGGGGGCGGACTCCCCGGCCGGACCGGGCGGTGCTGCGCGTCGCCACGGCGGGTGGCGTCGCGCTGATGCTCGTCGTGTTCGGCGTGGCTCCGGTGCAGCAGGCCCCCGGCGCGTCGGTGGCCTCGATGAACCTGGCCATGCTGACCGGCGACGGCTGCGGGCTGGCCGACGCGCTGACCGTCACCGTCCCCGGCGACGCGACGCCCCCGCCCCCGAGCACGCCGCCCCGCCTCACCGGGGTGATGCGGGAGGGCCCCCCGCCCGACCGCCCGTCGATCCCCGGCCCCGTCTGGCACACTGAGGACGCCGGCACCGGCACCCTCGACGCCGGCTGGTTCGCCGTCCCGGCCGGGACCACGCGGCTGCTCCTACCGCTGACCGGGGACCTGCGGAGCGACCAGAGCGTCCGGATCGACACCGGCGCGGGCGCGGTCACGGTCGACCTGCCCGGGGTGAAGCTCGGCGACTGGCGGGACGTGGCGGTCGCCCTGCCCGGCCCGGCCGACCGGGTCCGGCTCGTCGTCGACGACCGGACGGTCGGCCCGGACACCTGGCTCGCCGTCGGCGCCCCGCTGCCCGCCCGCGAGCTGCCCGCCCGCACGGTGCTCGGCGACGCCCCGGTGTTCGCCGACCAGGCCTCGGCGGTGCTGTGGCCCTGCCAGGACCAGATCGCGGTACGCCACGGCATCGCGCAGGCCCCGCAGTGGCGGCTGCGCACCGGCGACAATCTGGAGGGCGCGACCGAGTCCACCGCGTTCTTCCCGGCGAACGGCGGGACGCTCGCCGGCATCGACCGCACCGCGACCTTCGACGAGATGCCCTCGCGGCTCGACCCGCCGGCCGGGCGCGCCATGTTCGCGCCGGCGCACGTCGAACGGGTGCGCTACGAGCACCCGACCGACGGCTACGACCTCACCGTGGGCACCCAGCGGCGGTGGGGGTGGGAGCGGCTGCCGACCCTGGCCACCCGCGACTACACCGGCCGGGACTTCCTGGGCTGA